Proteins from one Planctomyces sp. SH-PL62 genomic window:
- a CDS encoding cytochrome b N-terminal domain-containing protein produces the protein MRNTLVDWIQDRTGLYGPLRSMRDEPLPAGPRWGYVCGSALLAILLIQAFTGLMMMTAYSASSSTAWGSVFYIEKQMWMGWFIRGLHHFGAQTVMVLLGVHLLQVLFAAAYRAPREVNWWMGLILMTLILAFSHTGYQLPWDQKGYWATKVVTNIMGGAPVLGPYVKTAVVGGAEYGNQTVTRFYGLHVGILPVLLAVVLGAHLALRYRHGLKPPANATAPPAGTPLATYFPDQTFRNSLIVTAILGVMVGLVLWEGGAPLDAPADPSSSDYPARPEWFFRFLFQMLKLFPGRLEWVGSIAIPGALMTTLALLPLLDKILPSKPLHFLVCSGVFALAGGAGYLTIESFREDMASESFREAREKADAATDRALYLAAHPDFGVPPEGASYLMRLDPLTRGSALLEKNCLGCHRLGGEGEGDQSAPDLKGFGSYAWVRGLLEKPDADAYFGKTPECDGMTEWKNASKLDAKQLDQVAEFVATFAAIPADQTVDEWLNTPGVVDHPGNDLFVKECGSCHMIDGYTEGGMRDAPDLFAWGSPRWMNKMIRKPGAADLYGFLEEKQRMPAATPENLNESDLSMIVRYLKDDYLKPEASSAARP, from the coding sequence TTGCGTAACACCCTCGTCGACTGGATCCAGGACCGCACCGGCCTCTACGGCCCCTTGCGGTCGATGCGGGACGAGCCCCTCCCCGCCGGCCCCCGCTGGGGGTACGTCTGCGGCTCCGCCCTCCTCGCCATCCTGCTCATCCAGGCCTTCACCGGCCTGATGATGATGACGGCCTACAGCGCCTCGTCGTCGACCGCGTGGGGGAGCGTCTTCTACATCGAGAAGCAGATGTGGATGGGCTGGTTCATCCGGGGCCTCCACCACTTCGGCGCCCAGACCGTCATGGTCCTTTTGGGCGTCCACCTGTTGCAGGTCCTCTTCGCCGCCGCCTACCGCGCGCCGCGCGAGGTCAACTGGTGGATGGGCCTCATTCTTATGACGCTTATCCTGGCGTTCAGCCATACCGGCTATCAACTTCCCTGGGACCAGAAGGGCTACTGGGCCACCAAGGTCGTCACCAACATCATGGGGGGCGCGCCGGTCCTCGGTCCGTACGTCAAGACGGCGGTCGTGGGTGGGGCGGAGTACGGCAATCAGACCGTGACCCGGTTCTACGGCCTGCACGTCGGCATCCTCCCCGTGCTCCTGGCCGTCGTCCTGGGCGCCCACCTGGCGCTTCGTTACCGGCACGGCCTGAAGCCCCCCGCGAATGCGACCGCACCCCCCGCCGGGACCCCCCTGGCCACCTACTTCCCCGACCAGACGTTTCGCAACTCCCTGATCGTCACGGCGATCCTGGGCGTGATGGTCGGCCTGGTCCTCTGGGAAGGGGGGGCGCCGCTCGACGCCCCGGCCGACCCGTCCAGCTCGGACTATCCCGCGCGGCCGGAGTGGTTCTTCCGGTTCCTTTTCCAGATGCTCAAGCTGTTTCCGGGCCGCCTGGAGTGGGTGGGGTCGATCGCCATCCCCGGGGCGCTGATGACCACGCTGGCCCTGCTGCCGCTCCTGGACAAGATCCTGCCCTCGAAGCCGCTCCACTTCCTGGTCTGCTCGGGGGTCTTCGCCCTGGCCGGCGGCGCCGGCTACCTGACGATCGAGTCGTTCCGCGAGGACATGGCGAGCGAGTCGTTCCGCGAGGCTCGCGAGAAGGCCGATGCGGCCACCGATCGCGCGCTCTACCTGGCGGCGCATCCCGACTTCGGCGTGCCTCCCGAAGGGGCGAGCTATCTGATGCGGCTCGACCCGCTCACGCGAGGCTCGGCGCTGCTCGAGAAAAACTGCCTGGGCTGCCATCGCCTGGGAGGCGAGGGGGAGGGGGACCAGTCGGCACCCGACCTGAAGGGCTTCGGCTCGTACGCCTGGGTCCGGGGCCTGCTGGAGAAGCCCGACGCTGACGCCTATTTCGGCAAGACGCCCGAATGCGACGGCATGACCGAGTGGAAGAACGCGTCGAAGCTCGACGCCAAGCAGCTCGATCAGGTGGCCGAATTCGTGGCGACGTTCGCCGCGATCCCCGCCGACCAGACCGTCGACGAGTGGCTCAACACGCCGGGCGTCGTCGACCACCCCGGCAACGACCTCTTCGTCAAGGAATGCGGCTCCTGCCACATGATCGACGGCTACACCGAGGGAGGGATGCGAGACGCCCCCGACCTGTTCGCCTGGGGGTCGCCCCGCTGGATGAACAAGATGATCCGCAAGCCGGGGGCGGCGGACCTCTACGGCTTCCTCGAGGAGAAGCAGCGGATGCCCGCCGCGACTCCCGAGAATCTGAACGAATCCGACCTGAGCATGATCGTCCGCTATCTCAAGGACGACTACCTCAAGCCTGAAGCCAGTTCCGCCGCGCGGCCCTGA